The genomic segment tatttatttatttgacagagagagatcacaagtagacggagaggcaggcagagagagagagagagagggaagcaggcttcttgctgagcagagagcccgatgccgcactcgatcccaggaccctgagatcatgacctgagccgaaggcagcagcttaacccactgagccacccaggcgcccgaagtcTCTCTAAATTTTTTTAGTCAACATTCAACACAACCAAATTCACTACTGAGATCCCATTATCAAGATTCATCTTCctaaaatggaacaagatgggatcttgagggagacagaccataagagactcttaatctcacaaaacaaactaagaatTGCTGGGGGAGGGCGGGTGTAGAGAGGGTGgttgggatatggacattggggagggtacatgctatggtgagtgctgtgaaatgtgtaagcctgacaattcacagacctgtacccctggggcaaataatacattatatgttaataaaaataataaagaaaaagaaaaaaaaagattcatcctCCTGATGAACATAATCCCTAGTGTAGACAGAAAGTTAAGCAAACTAAACTCTAGCACCAACAGCTTTAggattgtgattatttttaattaaaactcgCTGACCACCTCTGTACTGTGAATTCCCGATTAGAGAAAAGTAAGGTTTAAATCTGACCACAACACGCCTTCATTCTACTATAAATGCTGAACTATTTTAGATTAGACACCATCCCGCTTTCTCTGAGTTATCCTGGTCTTTTTCCATTGATAGTTCCGTTTTAATAGTACAGTTTAAGTCGATCCCCGCCACTAACTGTgagaccttggacaaatcacttcacttctctggatCCCTGTTCTCTTCACTGAAAATGAGGGCACTAGGTtaactgtctcttgttctttacATCCGTAAAGATGTATGATGATATGAGCAGTTGTGTTTTAGCTGACGTGGTGGAAAACAGAAATGTACATGTAGAGACCTAGCTTTAATTCATTTGTCACTTTATATACACCATAATATTAGGCTCTTTGAATGATCAAATGTTAGCATTAGACAAGTTTGTTTAggattacaatttttaaaagattttatttatttatttatttgacagacagagatcacaagtaggcagagaggattacaatttttaaaaacatctttcagGGTTCCACTCTGTATAAAGGATTCTATAGGTCTAAGTGATACTAGTATAGACTAAGTTAtagcagtagaaaaaaaaaaggtctgcaaGGTAAAAATACTAACCACTGAAAGGAATCACCTCATCAGTTCTCGGACCTACTaattctgcctccttccttcagGGTTGGTCTCAGAGCAGATGGTGCTCTCTGTTCAGCCTTAAAACGCGACCAACTAAACCATGTTTCCAAGCAATCACcatatttcctcccatttcccATTTGGTCTTAAAAACCCCTAAATGTAgcgttttcttttaaaatccccTTGAATGATTCCTTCAACGGCAAGCGAATGTGGGGACCCTCCAGGTACCGCCCCACAACGCGCCCTTCTCTCAAAACGAAGTGGCGAAGCTGTGGACCCCCGGGCTCTGCGAGGCGCGCACCTGAGCGGCCAGGGCTTCTCGAGCGAGGGCGGGCGCGGCGGCGGCCCGGCTCCCTCTCGCGCCGTCCTGGATCACGGCCGCGGGCTGCCGAGGAGCCCCGCAGGAGGAGAGCGGATCGCCCGACCATCACCTTGCGCCTCGCGTGGGCGTGATTCGCTTCAGAAACCCAAGTCCTCTCAGGCACCCAGTCCTTCCCCTGGGAGTAATCGCCGGTCCAGCCCGGAGCTCTCCTCCGCTCCACCCTAGGCGGCTCTCTGGGTCCTGCTGCCTCCCGCGCGCCCTTCCCCGCGCCTCGGCCGCGCGCCCAGGTGTCCCCGCACTCCTCATTGCCCCCGGCCGGCCGCTCGCGGGCCTGCGGGTCTCCAGCGCCTGGGCCCGCGCTCCCGTCGTCcgccctgcctcccttcccaccGGCCCCGCCCAGCCTCCGCCGCGCTGGGGCTCCCGGCCTGGCCTCTCCgtctccctcccacctccgccccccctcctccccaagagTTGCTATTTTTAGTAAATCCTCCGCGCGCCGCCACCGGCTCAGCTCGCAGCTCGCAGCCGTGCGCACCGCCCTCCCGAGCTCCCCACCGCGCGGTGGCCGCGACGGCGGCGGCGCGTCCCGCACACCGCGCAGCGCGCACCGAGCCGGccccgccgcgcccgccgcccTCACCGCGGTCTCCTCCTCCGGCGCCTGTCGCGGCTGGTAAGTCCCTGCTGGCGGAGCAGCGGCGGTCCCCGAGTCAActttcacccccccccccacccctttgctTCTGCCTCGCCATTCTCTTCTCCGCGAAAGATGGCTGtttggagaagggggagaagttAGGGGGTCGCCGGCGCGGGGCGAAGGAAGGCGCGACAGCCTCAGCAGGCGCGGGCGGAGGTGAGTGGCACCACAGCCCGGTCCCCGGCTGGTGCCCGGGGAAAGCCCTGGGAATTGGGGGCCAAGCGTCCCTCGGATGTACCGCTGGATTCCCTGCTCGGATTCCCCAGGTTAACAGCATCCCAGTCCGGACCCCGACACAGCTTGCCTTGCGTCTCCCAACCCAGAGGCTGGTGGGTTTAAGGGAACCTTTGTCCTAAGTTCAGTGCCAGGTGATTTCTTTTGCTGAGCAAAAAGACATTGACTACGACATGCCCAGGCGAGGGGTCGGTGAcatgacacccccccccccaacacacacacacacacatacacacacactctttatGCTGGAGCCGAGTTATGAATGAAAAGTTTGTACTGCCAACGTGTTGCTTGAGGGGAGCAATACTTAGTGGGGGTACCTTTGATGTTTCGTGGGGGGACTTCAGTTTCAAGTCTATACATCAGGATTCTGGGTTTTAAGAAAAGTTCCGGAGCCTGGGGGATGGGAAATAATGCAGTGATTTTTAGGTATTGGAAGGAGGTTGATAAATCGAAAAATTAGAGTAAACTGGATAATTAAATGCCTCGAGGGTGTCACGGGGGGGACtagggggagcagagagcagggggcGTTCCCTGAGTGCCTAGCGGGCAGCGTTTGGCCGTGAAACCATCGCCCACTTGTCCGCAGTGAGAGGTGTCAGAGGCCTGCCTGTGCGTTCTTGGTGTGATCGAGAGGGACTGAGCTGCTCTCCAGATCCGAGGCGAGGTTTGTCAGGAGAGGTGGCCTGCAGCGGGGAGCTGACGACGCGGTTCAGGTGATATGGGTTTGGAAATTCTCTAGTGAGGCTCCTACGCTCTAATTTCAGAAAGATGTGTCGCGTTTGTTTTCCCTGCCGGGAGGTGTGTATAATCTCCTAAAAGGAACTTTTAGGTTAAGTAACTATAGCATTTTGAAATCTGTGAGAAATGAGCTATCTACATATATTACCCTTCTGTCTATATTGTGGGTGTGTATACACATAatgatgtgtgtgtatgcaaaacGTGGGAGTGGGGTAAGAAGGGCTTAAAAAGTTAAACTTAActggaaaagaaagtgaagagttAACGTTCTTCTCCCCAAAGGGTATAACAGTGCTTATAGAACTAAATATGCTTGGTGTGTTGAGGTTTCTCAAAAAGGGTAGGATTTAGGAATTACAGGTATTTAGGGTACATCAATGTTTTCAAATCTTGCAAGCATTACTAAAAGCTAGAAAAAGGGAGTAAGCACATAGAGAATTTAtagtaaagaaagaataatttaaatgatttagaaagaaaacaatttgacaTTTGGAAAGGTCTGGATGTTATTTTCTGATGCGCTGCAAATCTTTTAAATCCTGTAATTAATAACTGCACAGAATAAGTTGCAGTTAGTAAATGAGGACAATTAAAATATCATGTTTGGAAAAGATATCTTTTGAACTACTATTTGGTACTTTGGATGTTTATTATGGAAATTATGATGACTGAAAACTTGTTGTTTAATGTATATGCTTTTACCACAAATAATTggtcctccttttccttttaaaccaCTATTCCAGTTTGGACCAATTTACCCAAAGACCAAATCACTCATGTGCCTTCTGGAAAGCATTTCCATTTAACCTACTTAATAAGAATATTGCATTTCCAAAAGGACAAATAATTTAGTCAGTTGTAAAACtttcttgtaatttatttattcatccattttgtttgaATGAGGCAAATCTCAAAAAGAGCTCATTTTCTTGGAATATGTCATTTTCTGTGTGGGGAAAAagtgaatgttttcttttatgtttcagTCACAAACAGGTGCAGGTAGAGTGGGAATCCTGAGTCTGATCTTTGATAATTAGACTGCCAGCTAGAAGGAATGATGCTTTCCCAGCTCTCCTGAATTGATCATCTTCACCCAGAATGGACGCGGCTAGATGCTCAGAGGATTTTGCAAAAGGAATTAGGAGATTTAAATGAAGTACCAGTTTATGGTTAGGAAGGAAgtatttttctcccccccccccctttaaaaaaaaaaaaaaaaaaacctcagtcttcctatttctttccctctgcaatTCAGCCTTTTGGGCTGGCCTTCACTGGGAAGACAGACCAAACGAGAGTGTTTGGCACATTACACTGCCAtcctcaaaaaataatgatggctcttctgaaattaaaaaggtaattttatacACTGTAACAGACTTTTAGGATTGAGTGTTTTATGACCACTATTATGTCCATATTTCTGGTAGACAGTGTTGCTTTATGAAGTTActgacaaataataataataataatgataaataataacttattatatatatttggtgTATGTttggaatatatatgtatttttaggaattttaaatCATAAAGCCAACTGACCGGATAAGTTGTCTAACTAACTAGTTTTGGTGATACACATAATTCAGATTTGTATTAATATCAACATCTAAAGATGTTTTATGGCTATatggctttcatttcttttcattagaattatttctattttgaatttgtttaaatattacaACATATTATACTGCAATTTacacctgctcagtggggaaggtGTAGGTTATTCTTAAATAGAGATATGGAGAAATAGCTAACAAGGAGAGTCATTTGAGAAGCATATGGACATCATGAAATCCTTCTGTATGTAGCATCTGCACCTTCTCATTAGTGAAATATTGTAGTTAAGGacattttttattacattcaagtgtggctttttatttttgcttc from the Lutra lutra chromosome 11, mLutLut1.2, whole genome shotgun sequence genome contains:
- the LOC125080496 gene encoding sterile alpha motif domain-containing protein 1-like, whose amino-acid sequence is MIPSTASECGDPPGTAPQRALLSKRSGEAVDPRALRGAHLSGQGFSSEGGRGGGPAPSRAVLDHGRGLPRSPAGGERIARPSPCASRGRDSLQKPKSSQPGALLRSTLGGSLGPAASRAPFPAPRPRAQVSPHSSLPPAGRSRACGSPAPGPALPSSALPPFPPAPPSLRRAGAPGLASPSPSHLRPPSSPRVAIFSKSSARRHRLSSQLAAVRTALPSSPPRGGRDGGGASRTPRSAHRAGPAAPAALTAVSSSGACRGCKGSPLFLQRGQFQKLTS